A genome region from Candidatus Methylomirabilota bacterium includes the following:
- the speD gene encoding adenosylmethionine decarboxylase has protein sequence MQALGRHLLLELFDCDAEAINSLDTVKASMVEAAKRAQATIVDVVFHEFNPFGISGVVVIAESHLAIHTWPEYRYAAVDVFSCGDVLQPQVAADYLVEQFGAARASVVELQRGIFMNHPRPLLHKPAGAPVATTGS, from the coding sequence GTGCAAGCACTGGGGCGTCACCTGCTGCTCGAGCTGTTCGACTGCGACGCAGAGGCCATCAACAGTCTGGACACCGTGAAGGCGTCGATGGTGGAAGCGGCCAAGAGGGCCCAGGCCACCATCGTCGACGTGGTATTTCACGAGTTCAACCCGTTCGGCATCAGCGGCGTCGTCGTCATCGCCGAGTCGCACCTGGCCATCCACACGTGGCCCGAGTACCGCTACGCCGCCGTCGACGTCTTCTCCTGCGGTGACGTGCTCCAGCCGCAGGTGGCCGCCGACTACCTGGTGGAGCAGTTCGGGGCCGCGCGGGCCTCGGTGGTCGAGCTCCAGCGCGGGATCTTCATGAACCACCCGCGTCCGCTCCTGCACAAGCCGGCGGGCGCGCCGGTCGCCACCACCGGGAGCTGA
- a CDS encoding arginine decarboxylase, pyruvoyl-dependent: MHFAPVTKAAGTAGNAEGSTPLNAFDNALLAAGIGNINLIKVSSILPPGVELVALPRIKPGALVPTAYAAMTSEVPGEVVAAAVGWARPEDPAKNGVIMEYHDKATREEAERMIVQMLEEAFRVRGETIRDLKVFAVEHRVERTGCALAAVTLLSEDDLV; this comes from the coding sequence ATGCACTTCGCACCAGTGACCAAGGCGGCAGGCACCGCCGGCAACGCGGAGGGCTCGACCCCACTCAACGCCTTCGACAATGCCCTCCTGGCGGCCGGCATCGGTAACATCAACCTCATCAAGGTCTCGAGCATCCTGCCCCCCGGCGTGGAGCTCGTGGCGCTGCCCCGGATCAAGCCGGGAGCGCTGGTGCCGACGGCCTACGCGGCGATGACCAGCGAGGTGCCGGGCGAGGTCGTGGCGGCCGCGGTCGGCTGGGCGCGGCCCGAGGATCCCGCCAAGAACGGCGTGATCATGGAGTACCACGACAAGGCCACGCGCGAGGAAGCCGAGCGGATGATCGTGCAGATGCTCGAGGAGGCCTTCCGGGTCCGGGGCGAGACGATCCGGGACCTGAAGGTCTTCGCGGTCGAGCACCGGGTCGAGCGCACCGGTTGCGCGCTGGCCGCCGTGACGCTCCTCTCCGAGGACGACCTCGTCTAG